The genomic window GCTGCCATTCGTCGCTGACCCGCGCCCACTCGGCCACGAGCTGCGCATAGGGCAGCAGAGGCGTGCCGCCCTGGGGTCGCACCACGAATTCGAACTCGCCCGCCTGCGGGTCCGGCGGGCAACTCAGCAACGCGTCGAGGCCCAGCCAGTCGAGCACAGCGCCGCTGACGATCTCGCCACGCACCAGCGATAACTGAAAAGGAAGAACATGCCGCCCGGTGACCGCCGCCTGTACGCGCAGCACCCCGGTCTGCCGGGTGCCGTGCAGGAGGTCGAGCAGGTCGGGAAGTTGCAGGTCCTGAAGTTGTCCCCGCAGGGGCGCGGTAGTGGTCACGGAGGCCATTGTAGGCTCAGGAGGTCCGCAGCCCAATAGACAATTTGTAGGCAGCGGCCCCTGTCCGGGGGCTTCCCGTGGCGGTCATTTGTCTTCACAATTGGCCTCTATGCGCCGATATGAAGCGAACCAGGGGGCAAGCATGATCGTCGTGGTCATGTTCACTCTCATCCTGCTGGCTGGAATCCTGGCCGCCACTCTGCGCCTGAGTTTAAGCAGTCGGCAAAGTACAGCAGATCAGGCGGCGACGTTGCAGGCGCAGTACGTCGCAGAGTCGCAGATGGCGATGATCACGCGCCGGCTTCAGGACTATCAGAAATTGCTGACTGCTGAAATTCCCGGCCCCAATGGCGGCAGCATCACCCAGTTGCAGGTGCCGCCCGGAACGACCGTCGCGGACCTTGAAACTTACGCCAAGCAATTTTGCAACAAAGCGAGTGTGACTAACCCCTGGGCCGCGACCAGTGCTTACGCGGCTGCGCGTTCTACGCTTGATGACCAGCTTTACCCTGACGCGAAAGAGTGCGTGGTCGACACGACGGTCAACAACGCTGATCAATTTTCGGTTCTCGCTGATCTGGTCACGCCGCAGGCCTACAACGTCCTCGAAGATGCCACCGAACGCCCCAGCGATATCAACGATCCGGCGACCGTCAAGGCGTGGTGGAAAACCCTGCTGACGACCGACATCGGCACCACAAACTGGCGTCTGGGGGTCCGCGCCCTGCGAGTGGTACAGCTGTCGCCCACGGTCTACCGCTTTTTCTTCGGGGTTCAGAATGCACGGGCGCGCGGCATCGTCGGGAACGCTACACGTGTCATGACGGCATCGCGGGCGAACGACGGCGAGTGGTGGTTTCAGATCGAGTTGCCCAGCCTGCTCGAAGACGTGCTCATGACCAATCATCACCGCTCTCAGCCCCCCAGCAGTTCGAATTACGATCCGGCAGGAGCACCTAGTGTGAACTTCACTGACCAACGCTTTGACGGCTCTATTCACACCAACGAGAAATTTCTTTTCGATACCAACGCGAGCGCCCAGTTTCTCGAGCGAGTGAGCAGTGTCGGCTGCACGGACCTGCCGCGCGACGGACGCCCGGCCAGCGGTGACTGTGCCAAAACAGCCGGGGTGTATATCGGTAATGTGCTCCAGACACCGCCCAGTACGGAAGATACCAACGCTAAGCGGAGCAAGTGGATCACCGATAAGGTGGCTGCGTCACCACGCACGGTTGGTTTCGTCAAAATGCCAGACGACAGCACGCAAATTAATTATTCCAAAGTCAATTTTACCGCTGACTACAAACCTTTGCCGGAAAATGCCAGCGATCAGATGGCGGCAGCAAACAGCGCGGGCCTTTCTCTCAGCGGTCAAGTGGACTCAGTTGAACTGAAGGCCGCCAACGGGAGCGGCACCCCCCTCTCAAGCTATGCCAACAGCAAGTGGGCTGAGGCCTCCGGCGATATCTATCAGTACATCACCGTCAAACGGCGTGAGGTGACCCGGAACTGCACGACTTCAAATTGGCAACAGCAAGATTACTGGAGCTGGTTTAAGTACTACCCCACCCAAACTTACGTAGACTGGCCCAGTTCCGATCCGGAAACAGGCACTTCGCTTAAGACATACACTAAGCCGCATTATTATGTCAGGACTGTAACATGTCAGAACACTGCTTCTAACACCGTTATTACCGACGAGTACCGCTATGGACCCGACATGGTTTTGAAGAAAAAACCGGCAGGCGGCACGTGGGCACAGGCAACGACCTTTCAGGATAATTTCAATGGGGTCATCTACGGGCAGAACATGACCAATGTTTCCGGTCCGGCGCGTATCAGTGGCGATACCACCGGGGCGCTGGACAAGGCGCCGCCCGCCTTGGCTTCGTTTGCCAAGATCACCCTCGCTGCGAGCGGCGACATCGGCATCGCTTCTGACCTGACCGTGTCGGAAACGCCCTGTACCTTCTCCGAAACAAAGGCCACCCCGCCCTGCACCCGCAATCCCGGCAACGTCCTGGGCATCTACAGCCAGAACGGCAACGTCATTGTGCGGACGACGACGCCCAGAAACGTCAACGTTCACGCCGCAATTATGGCGAGTACTGGTCAGGCGACGGTTGAGAACTATAATTCACGGCCTCAGAGCGGCAGCGTTAAGCTGATCGGCAGCCTGATCGAGAACTGGTATGGGGCTTTCGGAACGTACGGCAGCGGAAGTGGAACCGGCTATGGGCGTGACTTCACCTACGACACCCGCCTCAACAAAGGCACGACCCCCCCGTTCTTCCCTGTTTCGCCCCGCTGGAACGTAAAGCCGGCCTCGGCTGTGTCCACCAATAGCCTGTCGAGCATTGTGCCGCTGACGACTTCTTCCAGAGGGATTTCTTTCCAATGAAAGATCGTGGACAATCGGGGATGACTCTTATTGAACTGCTGGTTGTCATAGCGATCATCGGTATTTTGATGGGTCTGTTCGGCTGGAATCTTGTGCGAAGCATTCGGGCTGCCGAGCTGCGGGAAGCGGCGACTCAGGTGGCGGTGGATCTACGCCAGGCGCGCTCGCAGGCGCAGCGGGGCAGCAGAGATATTGTTGTCGTGTTGCCGGGGAGTACAGGCGGAACCACCTATAGGTTCGACACGGACGTTAAAACCATTCCCAACAATGTGCAGCTGATCTGCAAATCGAATTGCGGCACCGGCACGACGACGAACATCACTTATCAGGCACCGTACGGCGAATTGGGCGCTATAGGGAGCATCTATACCGTCAGGAGCCCCATGAACGGAATTGGCGATTATGAAATCAGAATCGTGGGCGTAACCGGCAAAGTCATTCTTGCTAAAGCGGGGTCCTGAATGGGTTTTCAAGACAAAGGTCAATCGAAAGTCTACGAACAGGGCTTCACGATTATCGAAATTCTGGTCGCCATTGCACTTCTGGGCATCCTGACTGCGGTGCTGACTGCAACTTTGACCGGCTCGCTCAGCCTCAACAGGCAGTCGCAAAAGCAACTCGACACCACCACGCAGGTTCAGGGCGTCCTGGAAAATGTGCGTGCTGCCTGGAAAACGCAGAGCAACTATGACAATGCCTGTGCCCCCGGCGTCACGTTGCCGAGTGGCTACAGCATCAAGTTCATCAACTTGAACTCGCGTGCCGCGCCCCTCAAAGCGGACGGGACCCTCTGGCAGGCGCCTGACCCCAATCCCACCAAAGCTGGCCCGCCCAGCAACACAGTCAACGTCCAGGCAACCTGTACAGCGGCAACGGGAGCACAGGTGGGAAGTGGCACAGCTTTGTCGGTGCCTGCCATGCGACGGCTTGTGGTGCAATCGGGGACGACGGGAACAAACGGCACCCAGGTTGTTGGCCCGCAGGATTTTTCGCTTACTGTCGATGTTCTGAGGCCGCAATAATGAACTGCTCAGAAACGCAAATGAAGTCTGAGGGGTTTACCCTCGTCGAGTTGCTCGTGGCTCTGGCGCTCCTGGGCATCGTGCTTTCGGCACTCGTGACTTTCTTCAGCCAGGGCAGTCGGGTCTCGACCCAGTCCAGCAGCCGCGCCGAATTGCAACAAGAAGTTCTGAATGCTCAGCAGTTGATCGTCGGCAAGCTCAAGGAAGCCTGGTACATCTATCCAGCAGGGCAGACGTTGCAACTTGGAAGTTCGTCGACCAGCACGGCGAACCTCCGACAAAATCCGGTGACTGGAACGCCCCGGGGTGGCTTCGCCAACTGGTTGACCGGCACGGACCCCATTCTGGCCGTCATCCTGCCGCCCAAGTCGGTGGGGACTTGCCCCACGACGGCGCCGGGCGGCGGCAGCGGCGCGGAATTCTGTTACCGTTTTTTTGCGTACTATCCAGTGAAACGCTCAACGTGGGTGAGTGGAACTGGTGGCACGACTGCGCCCACAGCGAGCAATCCAGGCGATGAGCCGAACAACGACGCGGTCTGGGTGTTGGCCGAGTATCGTAAGACGCTCTATGGCTTTAGCTCAGGGGATACAGTCCCGACCACGACACTAGATGGTGGCGATGCCAACCTCTTGACCGATTACATCGCTCCCACTGTCGTCACTACTGGTTTTACGACCTCGGCCAATACCTACACCATGTTTGACCTCAAGTCGGCGAGTGGCACAGTAACTTCGGGCGCCAATCCCGTTACCGGCGTTACCCTCAACCTCGCCACCATCCGCAATACGGGCGGTAAAGTCCTCCGACTGCCCGACGCTACCGGCACCTACAGCATCACCATCTATCCCACGAACCTCGGCAAAGTCGCGGCCAACTGAACCGCCTTTGCCCTTGCCTGAGCCTCTGCCTATGCCCCGGCGGAGGCTTTACACTTGCCGCATGCTCGTGTCCAGCCCGGTTCAGCATCTCCTGTCACGCGAGCGCGAACTGCTCGGGGACCTGCAAGCATTTCTGGAAAGCCAGGGCGCTCCGCCCGAGGTGATCGAACATGCCCGCACGGCGACCCGGATGCTCGACGAGGCTTTTTTGCTGGTGGTGGTCGGTGAATTCAATGCCGGCAAGAGCAGCTTCGTCAATGCGCTGCTCGGCGCGCAGGTGCTGCCGGAGGGCGTTACGCCGACCACCGACCGCATTTACGTGCTCGTGCATGGCGACACGCCGGGACAGCTCGAACCCACCCGCGATCCTTTCGTCAGCCGCCTGACCCATCCGCTGCCCAGCCTGGAAGGAGTAGCGCTGGTGGACACGCCCGGCACCAACGCGATCATCCGGCAGCATCAGGCGCTGACCGAGGGCTTTTTGCCGCGCGCCGACCTCGTGCTGTTTCTGACGAGTGCCGACCGGCCCTTCACTGAGTCCGAGCGGCAGTTCCTGGCCCTCGCCGCTCGCTGGGGCCGCAGCGTCATCATGGTCGTGAACAAGGCCGACCTGCTCGAAACCCCTGAGCAGGCCGAGCAGGTCCGCGCCTTCGTGGAAACGGGCGCGCGGGGCGTGCTGGGCCTCAATCCGCCGGTTTTTCTGGTGAGTGCCCGGCGCGAGCAGCGTGGGGGAGACGCGGGCTTCGCGGCCCTGCGAGACGCCCTGCGCGACCGGCTTTCGGAAACCGAGCGGGCGCGGCTCAAGCTCGCTTCCCCGCTGGGCACGGCGGCCGAGCTGCTGGGCGGCGAGGAACGGCGCAGCGCGGCGGCGCGGGCCACCCTGCAAGAAGACCTCGGCATCCTGCACGATCTGGAGCGGCAGCGCGAGCGGCACCGTGAAACGATGCGGGGTGAACTCGACGCGCAGCTCGGGCGGGTGGGACGGCTGCTCAGCGAGTTCGAAGTGCGGGCCGACAAATTCATTGACGACAAGCTGCGCTTCGGGAACTTGCGCGGCCTGATGAACTCGCGCGACCTCGAAGAGCAGTTCCGGCGCGAGGCGGTGGCCGAGTTGCCGGCGGCCATTGAGCGGCAGTTCGGAGCCATGATCGACCGCTTCGTCGAGACCAACCTGCATTTCTGGGAGGACGTGCAGGCGCTGCTGATTCGCCGCCAGCCCAGCAGCGAGGTGGCCCGCACGCGCTTTTCCTATGACCGGGGGGCGCTGCTCGAAGGCATCGGCGGCAGCGCCCGCGAGCAACTCGCCACGACCACCGAGCATCAGCTCGCCCGGCAGTTCTCGCAGGACGCTGAGGACGCCATGAAAGGCGTGATCGGCGGGCTGGCGGGGGGCGTGGGCCTCGGCGCGGGCGTCGGCGCTCTGATCGGGGCCACCGCCTTCGACTTTACCGGGGGCATCCTGGCGGGGCTCACGTTGGGCAGCCTCGGCCTGCTGCTGCTCCCCGGCAAACGCACCCAGGCGCACCGGCAACTGCGGCAGAAGGTGGCTGAGCTGCGCGAGACACTTGAGCGCATCGTCCGCCGCGAGTACGAGCAGGAGCAGGAACGCGCCGACGCCCGGCTGAATGACGCGACCCAGCCCTACATCCGCTTCACCGAGCAGCAGCGCGAGCAACTGGGCAGCGCGGGCGAGCGCTCGGCGGAGTTGCGCTCGCGGGTCGAGGCCTTACAAGCCGAAGTGGCGCGGCTCGGCAAGGACGTGACTGCGCCTCAATCAGCCCAGTAAAAAACAGCTTCAACGGCGGCTGTTCCCGGCGCGGTGCCGGTTTTCGTGGCGCCTAACCCTGTTAGCCTGCCGCTTATGAGTGCCCCGTCTTCACCTGCCGCCGCGTCTCCCGTGCGGGTCGCCGCCATCGGGGTGGGGGTGGCGCTGCTGGTGCTGGGGCTAAAGTTCCTCGCTTACCGCCTGACCGGCAGTGTAGCGCTGTTTTCCGATGCACTCGAAAGCATCATCAACGTGGTGTCCGCAGGTGGGGCGCTGCTGGCGCTGTGGGTGGCGGCCCGGCCCGCCGACGCCTCGCATCCCTACGGGCATACCAAGGCCGAATACCTCAGTGCGGTGGTCGAAGGCGTGCTGATCGTGCTCGCCGCGCTGAGTATCCTGCGGGTGGCAGTGCCCGAGCTCTCGCACCCCCGCGCGGTGGACGCGCCCTGGCTGGGGCTGGGCGTCAACATGGGCGCCAGCGTCATCAATCTGGTGTGGGCGAACGTCCTCCTCCGCATCGGGCAGGCGAGCCGCAGCCCAGCGCTGATTGCCGACGGCAAACATGTGATGAGCGACGTGGTGACGAGCGTGGGCGTCCTGATTGGAGTGGTTCTGGCCCGCTTGACCGGCTGGCACATCCTTGACCCGCTGCTTGCGCTGCTGGTCGCGCTCAATATCCTCTGGAGCGGCTGGGGCCTGCTCAGCAGCAGCGTCGGCGGCCTGATGGACGCGGGCGTGGACCCCCACACCGACGCGCAGTTGCGCCGCGTCATCAGCGAGGAGGCGACTGGCGCGCTGGAAATCCACGACCTGCGCACCCGGCATTCGGGGCAGGTCACCTTCGTCGAGTTTCACCTCGTGGTCCCCAGCGAGATGACGGTGCGCGATGCCCACACCATCTGTGACCGACTGGAAGATGCCGTCCAGGGCGTCATCGCCGGCGCCAACGTCACCATTCACGTGGAGCCGCAGGATCAGGCCAAGCACTGCGGCGTGCTGGTGGTTTGACCCGCCTATTTACGGCTACAACTCGGCCAGGGCGCTCATGCCGCGAGCGTACCCTTGCACTGCACTCCGCCGGACGCCGTGCAGCAGGCCGCTCACCAGCCCGAAACCGCGCAAGGCGACCTCGTGGTGGCTGCTGATACGCAGCATCACCCGGTCGTCGGCGTCACGTTCGATCAGCAGCCGCTCCCACAGTTGATAGACCTGCCCGTCGAGGCTGCCCAGGGTAAAGCCCCAGACGTGGTCGCTTTCTTGCAAGGTCAGTACCCGGCATCCTTGCAGCACGGTCACCAGCCCGGCCCGCTGCTCCAGCAGCACGTCGCGCCCGACCACCGGGGGGCCGTGGGTGTGCACCTTGACCCCCGACTGCCGGTGCGGACGCCATGACCACAGCGCCGAGCGGGCGTTGAGAAAGGTGGCCTCGCCCTGCCCGAGTTCGAGCGTGACCCGCACGTGGGAGGACGTGCCGATGTCGGGCAATGCCGGCTCGTGCTCAGCCAGCGCTTGCAGTGAGGCGTCTATCGTGTCCTGGTCGGCGGTGCCCAGCACGTAGGGCCGGGGAGAAGCGGGCGGCAGATCATCGAAATCGGCGTCCTCCGCCGCGTTCTGGGCGGGCAGCGCGTCGTGGCGTCCTCGCTGGCTGGCTGGAAGGAGGGCCCAGTCGGCGGAAGGGGCTGGCATCGGCTCAGCAGGTGCTGTCTCGTCTGGGGGCAGACGGTAAGCCGGCCGCTCAGGAGTTTCGAGCAGTTGCATCAGTTGCAACTGACCCAGGCTGCTCAGGCCGGGCGCCGCCGGTCCGCTCAGGCAGCGGTCCCCCTGCGAGCGCAGGCCCTGGCCAGGGTCGAGCAGCGCTTCGAGAGGCGAGACATCTAAGGTGTCCAGCGTGGCCGGCAATTGCGGGTGTGATACTGTTTCCGTCTCTACGGCGGCTTGTTCCGGTTGCTCCTGCTCCTGGGCAGGCCGAGTCTCCCAGCCGCGTCCCCGACCCCTGCGCCGCTTCGTCGGTTCGGGGGGCCGGAGCAAAGCGTCGGGGTCGGCGGGCGGCGGGCTCACTCCCGGATTGTCTCACAGGGTTGCCCGGTAAAAGACGAACTTGCACCTTTGTTGATGGGGGCATTCAGGGGCAACCTCAGGCGCTGACCCACTCGCGCAGCACCTGTTCCAGATGGGCGTCGTCGAGTTCGTCCTGTTCGGCCAGCGACTTGATGTGATCGGTCACGCGGCGCAGGGCGTCCTCACCGTAGTGCAGCCCGAGTTCGCGGGCCTTGTAGGCAATCGCGTGCTTGCCGGTCACCTTGCTCGCGGCCTGAATGCGCCGGCCCACGCCGAACACGCCGGGCGGAATCGCCTCATACGCGCCGGGGTTGAGGTAGATGGCCTTGAGGTGCATCCCCGCCTTGTGGTTGTAGGCGAATTCGCCGGTCAGGTAGTTGTTCCAGGGCACCGGCAGGTCCACCATGCGGGCAATCATGCGGTCGAGTTCGGGCAGCAGCTCAAGGTTGTATTTGTCGATCAGCCCTTGCGGGTCGAAGGTGAACATGCGGGCAAGCAGGCCGCCGAGCGGCGTAATGCCGTTGCGCTCGCCGATGCCGAGGATGGTCGTGTCGATGTGGGTCGCGCCCGCCTCGATCGCCTCGTAAGCGTTGCTGACCGCGCAGCCGGTGTCGTTGTGACCGTGAAACTCGATGCCGCAGCCCTCGTGAATCACCTTACGGACCTCGCGCACCAGCGTGTACACCTGCCGGGGTGTGGCGACCCCCACCGTGTCGGCCAGCCCCACCCGGTGCACGCCGAGTTCGGAAACGGCGCTGTAGACCGCCATCAGGTCGGCTTCCTCCGAGCGGAAGGTGTCCTCGGCGGAAAAGCGGATTTCGAGTTCGGGGTGGTGGGTCTTGATCCAGCCGATGACCTCGCCCGCCGTGTCGATAATCTGCGCGATGCTCTTGCCGTGCGAGAACTCGCGCAGGAAACTGCTGGTGCCGAACAGCAGGTCGAGGCCGTCCACGCCGGTGTCCACCGCCCGCTGCACGTCTTCCATGTGGCAGCGCACGTGGGTCAGGAACTTGGCCCGCAGCCCCAGCCCGGTCAGCTTGCGAATATCCTGCCGGGTCTGCTCGCTCACCATCGGCGTGGTGACTTCGATGTACTCGGCCCCGAAGGCGTCGAGCGCCCGGGCGATTTCCACTTTGTCGTCCGTGCCGAAGTTGCCACGGGCGAACTGTTCCCCCTCGCGCAGGGTCGAGTCGATGATGGCCCAGGAACGGGCAGGAATCAGGGGGGGCGGGGCGTCGGTCATAAAAATCCCGGCCATTGTGCGCCCCCATCCTGATAAGTGTCAATTATTTAGGCATTTTATTTTTCAATTGATAAGTCAGATGTCTATATCGGGCCGCTTGTGAAACAGCATTGTCCGCTTGCACTGCGCCACCAGTTCGCCGCGCTGGTTGTAGGTGCGGTGCTCGGCGGTCACGAGGCCCTGCCCGGCGCGGCTTTTGCTCTCGCGGGCTTCGATGATTTCCGACTCGACCCGCAGCGTGTCGCCGTGAAAGACAGGCTTGGGGAAGGTCACGTCGGTCAGCCCCAGGTTGGCGACGAGTGTGCCCAGGCTGAGTTCGTGCACGCTGATGCCCACCATCAGGGCGAGCGTCATCATCGAATTGAACAGCGGCTGCCCGAACTCGGTCTTGCTGGCGAAGTCGAAATCGAGGTGCAGCGGCTGCGGGTTCATGGTGAGCGTGGTGAAGAGGATGTTGTCCGACTCGGTGACCGTCCGGGTGATGCGGTGGCGGATGACGGTGCCGACGGGCAATTCCTCGAAATAGCGGCCAGCGGGGCGGTTCAGGTCTTCGTTCATGGGGCCTCCAAGCAGAGAGGGTTTGGGGCAAAGAGGGTTTAGGGCAAAGAGCGTTCAGGCTTCGTGGCTCAGCAGAGTGCGGGCTTTGGCGAGCATCGGCTCGTCCACCATCTGCCCCTCAAAACTAAAGGCGCCGTGGCCCCGTTGCGCGGCGGCGGCGGCAGCATCGAGCAGGGCGCGGGCACGGGCACGGTCGGCCTCGGTCGGCCCGAAATATTCGTGGGCAAGGGCTACCTGCGCCGGATGGATGCAGAGTTTGCCGCTGTAGCCCAGGGCGCGGCCCTGCTCGGCGTCGGCGCGGAAGGTCTCGGGGTCGTTGAGTGCCGTCACCACGATGTCGAGCGCCGCCACTCCGGTCAGTCGCGCCGCGAGCGCCACCTGTGAGCGGGCGTAGAGGACTTCCAGTCCCCCCGGCGTGCGCTTGCCGCCCAGGTCAGTGGTGTAGTCCTCGGCACCGAAATAAGCCCAGGCGACCTCGGGCACCTCCATGATTTCGCGGGCGTTCCAGACCCCGGCTCCGGTTTCCAGACCCGCCAGGATGGGCAGCGGCAGGCTGCGCTCCTGGAGCATCTGCGCCACCTGCCGCGCCTCAGCGCCCATTTCCAGTTTGGGAACCACCACGCCGCTCAGTTCGGGGGTCAGCACACTCAGGTCGTCCTCGAAATACGGCGAGTGCAGCGCATTGACCCGCACGAACACGGCGAGGTGCGGTGCGGCGGCAATGAGGTCACGGGCCGCGTCGTGCGCCACTGGGCGGGCGGCGGCCTTCGCCTCGGCGGTGCCCGGCACGGCGTCTTCGAGGTCGATCACCACCGCGTCCGGGGCCGAGCGCGGCAATTTGGCAATCAGGTCGGCACGGTTCCCCGGCGCGAACAGCACCGAGCGGAGCAGAGCAGGAGGGGCATTCACGCGGCACCGTCCGGCAAACGAACGTTTGTTGGCATGGCCGCAGCATAAAGCCCGCTCCGGTAGAAGGCCAGCGCGACCAGCCTCAGTGCGCCACGTCCTGCACCACCGGACGCAGCAACATCTCGTCGATACAGACGTGTGCGGGGGCGCTCAGGCCATCAGCCCCAGCTACTGCGGCGCCGCTGATGTCCTGCCTTCCGCCAACAACTTGAGCTCCGTGTTGGACGATGCCCAGGCTGATGCCTTTGCTGACGTCGGTCACGGCGACCACGCGGCCCTGAAGTAGCTTTTTGTTCACTCAGCCAACTCAGCAAAGTAACCGCTGCAACCGCTATGGGATGACCGGCGAATGACCCACCATGCACATTCCTCATAGAAGCTTCATGGCGGCATTTGGTGCAGCGGGTAGGGTAGGCGGCAATGACTCGTGCGTTTCCGATTTCCATGCGTGCTCTTCGCGTCAGCGCTCTGGGCTTCCTTATCGCGGGCCTGGCATCGGCGGCGCCGCTGAAGCTGAGCAACCTGCCGGTGACGGTGGAGCCCAACGAAAAACTGTTGACCCTGACCCCGGCGGGCATTCGCAGCGCCTTTCCCTCGGCGGCGGGCCGTCCGGGGGCCGTCTTCATGACCGAGGACCGCAAGGTGAGCGTGGCCCTCGAATGGCGCGCCGGTAAGCTGGCGCCGAACGAGGTCGAAAAGCTGGTCGCCCAGTTCCCCGCCGTGATTCGCGCTCAGGTGCCCGGCGTCAAGGCACTCAAGGCCGATTTGGTGCAGCTCGGTGGTCGCTCCTGGGCGCAGTTCATCTTCACCACCCCCGGTCAAGGCGACGACCTGCGCCGCGAACTGCTGATGACGAGCGCGGGGGGCCGGATTCTGGTGATGACCATTGCCGGCAACGTGCGCGACTACAGCCGCAATGAGGCGCTGATTCGCAATTTCGCGGGCAACGTGCGGGTCAACTGAGGCCCGTCCAACTTCCCCTGCTTCGTTACCCGCGCGGTTCCCGCCCCGCAATGCGGTTCCTGCTCCTTCAAGGGGCCGGGCACGGGAAGTACAAGTACACTGCCAGACCGTGCTGACCCTGCCTGCGCCTGAACCCATCGCCCACATGGAAGTGACGTCCTACCGCGCGGGCGTGCAGGGCGGTTCTGGCCTGTGGCGCGGGCAGGCGGTCTATGTCAAAACGCTGGTCAGCGACGATCCCGATCGGGTGGCGATGTTTCACCATGAGGGCGCGGTGGCGGCGCGGCTCTCACATCCGCTGGTGACGCCACTGCTGGCGCACACGCCCAATCAGTTGATTTTTCCGCTGCTGCGCGGTGGCACCTTACGCGATTTGGTGCGCTGCGGCCCGCTGGACGCCGACGCGGCCACCCAGGTGACCTGGGGCGTGCTGCAAGCCGTGTCGCACCTGCATGGCCGGGGCGTCACCCACCACGACCTCAAGCCGGAGAACGTGCTGCTCATCGGCGGGCAGTCT from Deinococcus radiodurans R1 = ATCC 13939 = DSM 20539 includes these protein-coding regions:
- a CDS encoding type II secretion system protein translates to MKDRGQSGMTLIELLVVIAIIGILMGLFGWNLVRSIRAAELREAATQVAVDLRQARSQAQRGSRDIVVVLPGSTGGTTYRFDTDVKTIPNNVQLICKSNCGTGTTTNITYQAPYGELGAIGSIYTVRSPMNGIGDYEIRIVGVTGKVILAKAGS
- a CDS encoding type II secretion system protein; protein product: MGFQDKGQSKVYEQGFTIIEILVAIALLGILTAVLTATLTGSLSLNRQSQKQLDTTTQVQGVLENVRAAWKTQSNYDNACAPGVTLPSGYSIKFINLNSRAAPLKADGTLWQAPDPNPTKAGPPSNTVNVQATCTAATGAQVGSGTALSVPAMRRLVVQSGTTGTNGTQVVGPQDFSLTVDVLRPQ
- a CDS encoding prepilin-type N-terminal cleavage/methylation domain-containing protein; this translates as MKSEGFTLVELLVALALLGIVLSALVTFFSQGSRVSTQSSSRAELQQEVLNAQQLIVGKLKEAWYIYPAGQTLQLGSSSTSTANLRQNPVTGTPRGGFANWLTGTDPILAVILPPKSVGTCPTTAPGGGSGAEFCYRFFAYYPVKRSTWVSGTGGTTAPTASNPGDEPNNDAVWVLAEYRKTLYGFSSGDTVPTTTLDGGDANLLTDYIAPTVVTTGFTTSANTYTMFDLKSASGTVTSGANPVTGVTLNLATIRNTGGKVLRLPDATGTYSITIYPTNLGKVAAN
- a CDS encoding dynamin family protein is translated as MLVSSPVQHLLSRERELLGDLQAFLESQGAPPEVIEHARTATRMLDEAFLLVVVGEFNAGKSSFVNALLGAQVLPEGVTPTTDRIYVLVHGDTPGQLEPTRDPFVSRLTHPLPSLEGVALVDTPGTNAIIRQHQALTEGFLPRADLVLFLTSADRPFTESERQFLALAARWGRSVIMVVNKADLLETPEQAEQVRAFVETGARGVLGLNPPVFLVSARREQRGGDAGFAALRDALRDRLSETERARLKLASPLGTAAELLGGEERRSAAARATLQEDLGILHDLERQRERHRETMRGELDAQLGRVGRLLSEFEVRADKFIDDKLRFGNLRGLMNSRDLEEQFRREAVAELPAAIERQFGAMIDRFVETNLHFWEDVQALLIRRQPSSEVARTRFSYDRGALLEGIGGSAREQLATTTEHQLARQFSQDAEDAMKGVIGGLAGGVGLGAGVGALIGATAFDFTGGILAGLTLGSLGLLLLPGKRTQAHRQLRQKVAELRETLERIVRREYEQEQERADARLNDATQPYIRFTEQQREQLGSAGERSAELRSRVEALQAEVARLGKDVTAPQSAQ
- a CDS encoding cation diffusion facilitator family transporter, which translates into the protein MSAPSSPAAASPVRVAAIGVGVALLVLGLKFLAYRLTGSVALFSDALESIINVVSAGGALLALWVAARPADASHPYGHTKAEYLSAVVEGVLIVLAALSILRVAVPELSHPRAVDAPWLGLGVNMGASVINLVWANVLLRIGQASRSPALIADGKHVMSDVVTSVGVLIGVVLARLTGWHILDPLLALLVALNILWSGWGLLSSSVGGLMDAGVDPHTDAQLRRVISEEATGALEIHDLRTRHSGQVTFVEFHLVVPSEMTVRDAHTICDRLEDAVQGVIAGANVTIHVEPQDQAKHCGVLVV
- a CDS encoding DUF1990 family protein → MSPPPADPDALLRPPEPTKRRRGRGRGWETRPAQEQEQPEQAAVETETVSHPQLPATLDTLDVSPLEALLDPGQGLRSQGDRCLSGPAAPGLSSLGQLQLMQLLETPERPAYRLPPDETAPAEPMPAPSADWALLPASQRGRHDALPAQNAAEDADFDDLPPASPRPYVLGTADQDTIDASLQALAEHEPALPDIGTSSHVRVTLELGQGEATFLNARSALWSWRPHRQSGVKVHTHGPPVVGRDVLLEQRAGLVTVLQGCRVLTLQESDHVWGFTLGSLDGQVYQLWERLLIERDADDRVMLRISSHHEVALRGFGLVSGLLHGVRRSAVQGYARGMSALAEL
- the lysS gene encoding homocitrate synthase; translation: MTDAPPPLIPARSWAIIDSTLREGEQFARGNFGTDDKVEIARALDAFGAEYIEVTTPMVSEQTRQDIRKLTGLGLRAKFLTHVRCHMEDVQRAVDTGVDGLDLLFGTSSFLREFSHGKSIAQIIDTAGEVIGWIKTHHPELEIRFSAEDTFRSEEADLMAVYSAVSELGVHRVGLADTVGVATPRQVYTLVREVRKVIHEGCGIEFHGHNDTGCAVSNAYEAIEAGATHIDTTILGIGERNGITPLGGLLARMFTFDPQGLIDKYNLELLPELDRMIARMVDLPVPWNNYLTGEFAYNHKAGMHLKAIYLNPGAYEAIPPGVFGVGRRIQAASKVTGKHAIAYKARELGLHYGEDALRRVTDHIKSLAEQDELDDAHLEQVLREWVSA
- a CDS encoding MaoC family dehydratase; the protein is MNEDLNRPAGRYFEELPVGTVIRHRITRTVTESDNILFTTLTMNPQPLHLDFDFASKTEFGQPLFNSMMTLALMVGISVHELSLGTLVANLGLTDVTFPKPVFHGDTLRVESEIIEARESKSRAGQGLVTAEHRTYNQRGELVAQCKRTMLFHKRPDIDI
- a CDS encoding HpcH/HpaI aldolase/citrate lyase family protein — encoded protein: MNAPPALLRSVLFAPGNRADLIAKLPRSAPDAVVIDLEDAVPGTAEAKAAARPVAHDAARDLIAAAPHLAVFVRVNALHSPYFEDDLSVLTPELSGVVVPKLEMGAEARQVAQMLQERSLPLPILAGLETGAGVWNAREIMEVPEVAWAYFGAEDYTTDLGGKRTPGGLEVLYARSQVALAARLTGVAALDIVVTALNDPETFRADAEQGRALGYSGKLCIHPAQVALAHEYFGPTEADRARARALLDAAAAAAQRGHGAFSFEGQMVDEPMLAKARTLLSHEA